The Pelagovum sp. HNIBRBA483 sequence CGCCGATATTTGAGCAATGGCTCAGAGAATCCTTCCCCGAGCGGGCTGAAAAAGTGCTGGCAAGAGTGCGAGATGTGTACGGCGGCAAGCTATATGACTCGCGCTGGGGACATCGGTTCAAAGGGCAGGGCATCTGGGCGGACTTACTGCGACAGCGTTTCGATGTGGCCATTGCCAAGAACCGGCTAAAACATCGGCTGCCCCCTCTGCGCACGGATTTGTTCCGTCCGCCGAGGGGTGAGAGTGCTCAATTATCGCTTTTCGACGAGATGCCCTAAGAGCGGCTCCTACGGCGGCCGCCACGCGCGGCGCGTTCCGGGGTGGCACCGTCTGTCCCGTCAGACGCAGACGAGAAGGCGCCGAGTTTTTCGGTGATCAACTCAAGCGAAGGGCGTTCACCGCGGGGCTGTGTCTCCAGCGCGGCGCGCATCTTCACGAGGTGTTCTGCGGTCGTACCACAGCAACCACCAATAATCGTTGCCCCGCTATCGCGTGCGAGAACTGCGTAGTCTGCCATCAGTTCCGGCGTACCGTCATAGTGGATATGACCGTCGTGATATTTGGGTATGCCGGCGTTGCCCTTCGCGATGATCGGGGTTTCCGGCCCAGCAGCGGAAAAACCCAACACCGTCCGTAAAAGATCAGATGCGCCAACGCCGCAATTTGCGCCAAATGCCAGCGGCGGCCAGTCAAGTTTTCCTACGAGCTTCACCAGCTCCGCTGAGGTCAGGCCCATCATTGTCCGGCCAGCCGTATCGAAGCTCATAGTCCCGCACCACGGCATGCCGGCCAGTTTGAAGGCTTCAGCGGCGGCTTTAAATTCCTCGCCCGCGGAGATTGTCTCGACCCAGAGTACATCAGCGCCGCCAGCTTTGAGGCCTTCTGCCTGTTCATGGAACATTTCGACAGCGGCATTATGCGTGAGGCTGCCCATTGGGGCCATGATCTCGCCAGTCGGGCCAACAGACCCAGCCACGACAACCTGACGCCCCGCGGCATCGGCGACTTCACGCCCGATTTCCGCGGCGATCTTGTTCAGTTCATGCACGCGCCCTTCAGCCCCGTGCAGTTTGAGCCGAGATGCATTGGCGCCGAAGCTGTTCGTCAAGAAGATATCCGAGCCTGCATCGACCGCGCTCTCGTAAAGTTGGTGAATGCGGTCGGGATGATCGACGTTCCACATCTCGGGCGCGTCACCTGAGGCGAGGCCCATGTTGAACAGGTTCGTACCGGTCGCACCATCCGCGAGCAGCCAATCGCGGGTCTGGAGAAGTGTTGAGAGCGCGTTTGTCATATTCATCGTCCTATTGCAGGGCCGAGCGAGCGGCGATCACCTATTCAATCGCATGGGGGAGCACTGAAACACAACGCGATTGAAATGCTGTGCAGTACTGGCCAATTTCCCATAGAAAAACGGCCCGACAACGGGCCGCTTCAACAATCGTAGAGAACCATCAGTGCTCGTTAAGGAGCTGATCTTTAGCGACGGCGAGCAGTTCTTTCATCTTGGCGCGAATG is a genomic window containing:
- the bmt gene encoding betaine--homocysteine S-methyltransferase, which codes for MTNALSTLLQTRDWLLADGATGTNLFNMGLASGDAPEMWNVDHPDRIHQLYESAVDAGSDIFLTNSFGANASRLKLHGAEGRVHELNKIAAEIGREVADAAGRQVVVAGSVGPTGEIMAPMGSLTHNAAVEMFHEQAEGLKAGGADVLWVETISAGEEFKAAAEAFKLAGMPWCGTMSFDTAGRTMMGLTSAELVKLVGKLDWPPLAFGANCGVGASDLLRTVLGFSAAGPETPIIAKGNAGIPKYHDGHIHYDGTPELMADYAVLARDSGATIIGGCCGTTAEHLVKMRAALETQPRGERPSLELITEKLGAFSSASDGTDGATPERAARGGRRRSRS